In Plasmodium relictum strain SGS1 genome assembly, chromosome: 6, one DNA window encodes the following:
- a CDS encoding DNA polymerase zeta catalytic subunit, putative gives MNIAEKPKAFFICKFLFFYYIFKRPSFPFDPLKCKINNKKIPYVCIIQILGLSYYGQSVCLYIHDFFPFFYILIPPEEKRNERLEIELCEFLEEEHSKLKKDKTNNVCIYNIERVKKKCIYGYNEESEEFLKIYFLNPNRVNYFARLLKKKLFKNRVWDLYEVHINYMLHFLCMKNIYGCSEIYVDKNICFRKEFFNEINFQCSMKEDKWNIKKKYNIENIKSNKYLDINAPTLFTNKTTNVNFSHLKRETSYDIECDIKHQHILNNIIYSYEFQKNKIKWKKELCFNLPINHLDSFSKLWIKEKNRCKNLDFNIKKEIFYFENNEDELNYNSFDILTDRTKKLFDIFLKFMSKRGIEEGVKEKEEMAGEKGETNKTIKGVREKREVSIEKEERNKEIEEKKEKQDISYPALTEKNSIFNNSSILCDNIINTNQIMNSDNNLNYIINNNIIRNNKLNSNNSNSKNTENSDSFNELKKLFTNSVNFSESYIEKNDKKIFDRTKGILTPSIGKKDEKLEENILINHNEKNNNFITENKKKLYLNNNNHKMNLKTNLSHSYLLNEKQKETFLENNNKRKCIASLKINNVRKEVIRYVYKKKAPKIKRCYAIYDDLTIKNKCTNGENECCKNVVFKNKLKLINNSKNISNSKKKKINIKYGSLFFLEILTEIKNESCYSSNYNDDEIKAVFYLIRDERLMNYYEDYNNCIGIIATKPFPDILNSFKENEKKKEKKLGLCSNMNYNKGVYICSEKFTENQEKENIVNMIKKESSSDNEKNNDFLNDNQIFYNFYIDYDNISICVVENEIELIKKLIDKINFYSPLSIISYENDKYNVNYINQRCLALKIGNFYKQISKLNDQINFNDLNNIYNKNIKGKVIESLYKLSNISNNSFENLCKHYLKVNLPSINKYTLYYWYSFCKKQQNDNLMIPNNKLTNDTNNQYAYFPYRYITVKYYLMRIYFLLLIYDKIEFLKKKMNFCKYIHVDFLSLINRGSQYIIESFILKMCLKYDYLLYSPSNKEIFNQRPILHTPLVLQPKSSINFFPLLVFDFHSLYSSILIAFNICFSTCIGTLTLKKNNNETNQDEVILKNILKETFSTNKGSNFEQSKEDSNDFENHTFIKIKYQNIENVSCNNVKEKITSNNILEQVNCDNKYTEDYFNYNYKEDFRDKKNFIVDKEEEEIPFEFIKLGVKKKDKNILNKIKNLKSSDIILTSNNTLYVKKHKRKGICSLFLEDILKTRIMLKRCIEKYDNKVTERLKEKIANLKLILNVAVGYIGANFSGRMPCVDISESVVTIGRNFLFFIIEYIKKNYNYVQVLYGDTDSLFLLNESDDLSYSFKLAYDIVKNINNILPEPMYLNFEKIYLPSVLLTKKRYFGFLYKNEKEEKPILELKGLESIRSDQCNLVKNILIQNYFIFYYFRNNSYLSYCCCCCYLCRNFFYNFICTCKESNIHKTYPCFLSKVLQIILHLCNSNTYNKLEISEESNFNENDKIKFYNQLLRLLNFDENNILLKILNFLYKEKYSFLLYIFTNFNDKALKEEIEKIIAKNYTKINNKKSDCCLTNPYNIFKFCLCVKEIDQNSKCCKNKCFCNIKQGIFFFNEKNDKMNYVFNTKIFYSHLSLQLKNIIRELFNQIYDNKISYDNFIIYKKVKLGLYKEQQGNQRKASLPPQAVVAKKILKKFPYFIILYKDKIPYIITKKLKEDKIYNSVSHPFFIKGIHKSCIYLEHFDYKSSSKENKKEEASSDKICENNKISSKENLKKKKLKEINFEYYIQNLILPPLERMLNLLPFHSINIKEIFYKTKRQYNYNNERLEFSSGNSHNTKNILKNNKKVKSKIKIKINEDEDKKIQKKIIKSYVEISKSQNIIKNLNKICLMCSNSEMGALACQYSVHCKIFFKKVILQENISKNQEIIKRFM, from the coding sequence atGAAAGATTGGAAATAGAACTATGTGAATTTTTAGAAGAAGAACATagcaaattaaaaaaggataaaacaaataatgtATGCATATATAATATCGAaagagtaaaaaaaaaatgtatttatgGTTATAATGAAGAATCagaagaatttttaaaaatttattttttaaatccaAATAGAGTTAATTATTTTGCTagattactaaaaaaaaaattatttaaaaatagagTATGGGACTTATATGAAGTTCATATAAATTACATGCtacattttttatgtatGAAAAACATATATGGATGCTCAGAAATATAtgttgataaaaatatttgttttagaaaagaatttttcaatgaaataaattttcaatGTTCTATGAAGGAAGATAAAtggaatataaaaaaaaagtataacaTTGAAAATATCAAAAGTAACAAATATTTAGACATAAATGCTCCTACTCTCTTCACTAACAAAACAACAAATGTTAATTTTTCTCATTTAAAAAGAGAAACATCATATGATATTGAATGTGATATAAAGCATCAACATATTTTGAATAACATAATTTATTCATAtgaatttcaaaaaaataaaataaaatggaaaaaagaATTGTGTTTTAATTTACCTATTAATCACTTAGATTCTTTTTCAAAATTGTGGattaaggaaaaaaatagatgTAAAAATTTggattttaatataaaaaaagaaattttttattttgaaaataatgaagatgaATTAAACTATAATTCTTTCGATATACTGACTGATAGAACTAAAAAATTGTTcgacatttttttaaaatttatgagTAAAAGAGGAATAGAAGAAGGagttaaagaaaaagaagaaatggCTGGAGAAAAAGGGGAAACGAATAAAACGATAAAAGGGGTTAGAGAAAAAAGAGAAGTATctatagaaaaagaagaaagaaACAAGGAAATAGAAGAAAAGAAAGAGAAGCAAGATATTTCTTATCCTGCATTAACAGAGAAAAATTCgatttttaataatagtaGCATTTTATgtgataatattataaataccAATCAAATTATGAATTcagataataatttaaattatataataaataataatattataagaaaCAACAAATTAAATAGCAATAACtcaaattcaaaaaatactGAAAATTCGGACTCATTCAATgaacttaaaaaattatttactaATTCAGTTAATTTCTCGGAAtcttatatagaaaaaaacgacaaaaaaattttcgaCAGGACAAAAGGTATTCTTACTCCTAGTATTGGTAAGAAGGATGAAAAActagaagaaaatattttaattaatcataatgagaaaaataataacttCATAActgaaaataagaaaaaattatatttaaataataacaaccataaaatgaatttaaaaacCAATTTATCACACTCTTACTTACTTAATGAAAAACAAAAGGAAACTTTTTTagaaaacaataataaaagaaaatgtatAGCATCTTTGAAGATTAATAATGTAAGAAAAGAAGTTATTAGAtatgtttataaaaaaaaagcaccaaaaataaaaagatgtTATGCCATTTATGATGatttaacaataaaaaataaatgtactAATGGTGAAAATGAGTGCTGTAAAAATgttgtttttaaaaataagttgaaattaataaataacagtaaaaatatatctaatagcaaaaaaaaaaagataaatataaagtaTGGAAGCTTATTTTTCCTTGAAATTTTAactgaaataaaaaatgaaagttgCTATTCATCCAATTACAATGATGATGAAATAAAGgctgttttttatttaataagaGATGAAAGATTGATGAATTATTATGAAGATTATAATAATTGCATAGGTATTATAGCTACTAAGCCATTTCCTGATATCCtaaattcttttaaagaaaatgaaaaaaaaaaagaaaaaaaattaggatTGTGTTCaaatatgaattataatAAAGGTGTTTATATTTGTAGTGAGAAATTTACAGAGAACcaagaaaaagaaaacatagtaaatatgataaaaaaggAATCATCATCGGATaacgaaaaaaataatgatttcTTAAATGAtaatcaaattttttataatttttatattgatTATGATAATATTAGTATTTGTGTAgttgaaaatgaaatagaacttataaaaaaattaattgataaaattaatttttattctccGTTAAGCATAATTTCttatgaaaatgataaatataatgttaattatattaatcaGAGATGCCTAGCTTTGAAAATaggaaatttttataaacaaaTTAGTAAGTTAAATgatcaaataaattttaatgacttaaataacatatataataaaaacataaaaggTAAGGTAATTGAGAGTTTGTATAAATTATCCAATATTTCTAATAATTCTTTTGAAAATTTATGTAAGCATTATTTAAAGGTAAATTTGCCCAGTATCAACAAATACACTTTATATTATTGGTATAGCTTTTGTAAAAAACAAcaaaatgataatttaatgatcccaaataataaattaacaaATGATACTAATAACCAATATGCATATTTTCCATATAGATATATAACTGTAAAGTATTATTTAAtgagaatatattttttactattaaTATATGACAAAATagagtttttaaaaaaaaaaatgaatttttgtaaatatattcatGTAGATTTTTTATCCTTAATTAATAGGGGATCTCAATATATTATAGAATCATTTATTCTTAAAATGTGTTTGAAATATgattatcttttatattctCCTtctaataaagaaatatttaatcAGAGGCCAATTTTGCATACACCTTTAGTACTACAGCCGAAAAGCTcgattaatttttttccattATTAGTTTTTGATTTTCATTCATTATATTCATCCATTTTGATTGcttttaatatttgtttttctaCATGTATAGGAACattaactttaaaaaaaaataataatgaaacaaATCAAGATGAagtaattttgaaaaatattctaAAGGAAACATTTTCAACTAATAAAGGCAGTAACTTCGAACAATCAAAAGAAGATTCTAATGATTTTGAAAACCatacatttattaaaattaaatatcaaaatattgaaaatgtATCATGTAATAATGTAAAGGAGAAAATTACTTCCAACAATATATTAGAACAAGTTAACTGTGATAACAAATATACAGaagattattttaattataattataaagaagaTTTTagggataaaaaaaattttattgttGATAAAGAGGAAGAAGAAATACCCTttgaatttataaaattaggtgtaaaaaaaaaagataaaaatattctgaataaaattaaaaatttaaagagcAGTGATATTATTTTAACAAGTAATAATACATTGTATGTTAAAAAGCATAAAAGAAAAGGCATATGTTCTCTTTTTCTTgaagatattttaaaaactaGGATAATGTTAAAAAGATGTATTGAAAAATACGATAATAAGGTTACAGAAAgattaaaagaaaagataGCTAAtctaaaattaatattaaatgttGCTGTTGGTTATATAGGAGCAAATTTTTCAGGAAGAATGCCGTGTGTTGATATATCTGAAAGTGTGGTTACTATAGGTAGGAACTTtctatttttcataattgagtatataaaaaaaaattataactaCGTACAAGTATTATATGGGGATACggattctttatttttattaaatgaatcAGATGATTTatcatattcttttaaaCTCGCTTATGatattgtaaaaaatataaataatattttgcCAGAACCAAtgtatttaaattttgaaaaaatatatttacctTCTGTacttttaacaaaaaaaagatactTTGGTTTTCTATATAAGAATGAAAAGGAAGAAAAACCAATTCTAGAATTAAAGGGATTAGAGAGTATAAGATCAGATCAGTGCAATTTAGTAAAGAATATACTGatacaaaattattttattttttattattttagaaataattcttatttatCCTATTGTTGTTGTTGTTGTTATCTATGcaggaattttttttataattttatttgtacATGTAAAGAATCGAATATTCACAAAACATATCCATGCTTTTTATCTAAAGTACTACAAATAATTTTGCATTTGTGTAATAGTAACACATATAATAAGTTAGAAATATCAGAAGAAtcaaattttaatgaaaatgataagataaaattttataatcaaTTATTGAGATTACTAAATTTTGATGAAAACAATATTTTGTTGAAAATTTTgaactttttatataaagaaaagtaTTCCTTTTTACTTTACATATTTACGAACTTTAATGATAAGGCTTTAAAAGAAGagattgaaaaaataatagcaaAAAactatacaaaaataaataataaaaaaagtgatTGCTGCTTAACTAATccttataatatttttaaattttgtttatGTGTAAAAGAAATTGATCAAAATAGTAAATGCTGCAAAAATAAATGCTTCTGTAATATAAAACAAgggatatttttttttaatgaaaaaaatgataaaatgaattatgtttttaatacaaaaattttttactcTCATTTGTCattacaattaaaaaatattataagagAATTGTTTAATCAAATTTAcgataataaaatttcttatgacaattttataatatataaaaaagtaaaattaggTTTATATAAAGAGCAGCAAGGAAATCAAAGAAAAGCATCCTTGCCACCACAAGCAGTAGTtgctaaaaaaattttaaaaaaatttccttactttattattttatataaagacAAAATTCCCTATAttattactaaaaaattaaaagaagataaaatttataattcaGTATCTCatccattttttattaaaggaATACACAAATCTTGTATTTATCTTGAACATTTTGATTATAAGTCTAGttctaaagaaaataaaaaagaagaagcaTCATCAGATAAAATTtgtgaaaataataaaatttcctctaaggaaaatttaaaaaaaaaaaaattaaaagaaataaattttgaGTATTATATACAAAACTTAATATTACCACCACTTGAAAGAATGCTAAACTTATTACCTTTTCATTCTATAAACATAAAGGAAATCttttataaaacaaaaagacAATACAACTATAATAATGAAAGACTAGAATTTTCTTCAGGAAATTCtcataatacaaaaaatattttaaaaaataacaaaaaagtaaaaagtaaaataaaaataaaaataaatgaagatgaagacaaaaaaatacaaaaaaaaataattaaaagttATGTAGAAATAAGTAAGTctcaaaatataataaaaaatttaaataagatTTGCTTAATGTGCTCTAATTCAGAAATGGGAGCTTTAGCTTGCCAATATTCAGTACActgtaaaatattttttaaaaaagtaatattacaagaaaatatttcaaagaATCAAGAGATTATAAAACGGTTTATGTGA
- the PyKII gene encoding pyruvate kinase 2, putative, which translates to MNIIYFCFFIELVKLFVNGLKNNKKIYNKLYIQKTESLLFLNHNNINKNLEKRKNIFAHNEKQILKNKSDINTLSKKNKISFTKSKQIATIGPASENFQELEKLYLSGIDVFRLNFSHGLKNIKKYIIDSIRILEKKYDTSIGILGDIQGPKIRIGEFEKNENNEKEKNAFVELKEGDFFHFDLLDEPGNQSRVQLNYPELLKNIKIGQMILLDDGNLKMKVIKTNHDPNNKNISIKVEVITGGKLYSKKGFSIPNMIMPIEVLNEKDIKDILFCINEEVDFLGYSFVQTEYDLLFLKNIINDYYKSDFYKNKEKNRINYNIESLKIADFDDENDFYIKEVNDYYHNYYLKNYDKYKKIYDVYKNQNLNIEDNKNSEEDVDIYNDPIRNKNQFINNNQNNMNIKNDPINDTNNNEVLDDINRIYIISKIEKPSAVKNIENIIKQSDGIMIARGDLGIETNLSNLPILQKKIINLCRIKYNKPVIVATQMLESMRFLPSPTRAEISDVATALYDGSDCVMLSAETATGHYPILTASTQNSIIKDVENDYYYYEYTQKKNDKVKNIEQRNNLFHDDSTFSKIKKDNDNSYFEKLIYSIRDISNNINLKSIILFSNEFKKIQKLSNLRTKAPIIVITENVYLARKLQLTWGIYPYLSKKKNLFNNDLFTLINYGCNVSKEEGFINSADDYSLVTFTKNINSANLLYLCQPYLTNLK; encoded by the coding sequence atgaatataatatatttttgtttttttattgaattagTAAAATTGTTTGTTAAtggattaaaaaataataaaaaaatatataataaattatatatacaaaaaacaGAAAGTTTATTATTCCTTaatcataataatataaataaaaatttggaaaaaagaaaaaatatatttgctcataatgaaaaacaaatattaaaaaataaaagtgatataaatacattaagtaaaaaaaacaaaatatctTTTACAAAAAGTAAACAAATTGCTACAATAGGGCCTGCATCAGAAAATTTCCAAGAGTTAGAAAAACTTTATTTAAGTGGGATAGATGTATTTAGATTAAATTTTTCTCATGGTTTAAAGAACATTAAAAAGTACATAATTGATTCTATTagaattttagaaaaaaaatatgacaCATCTATAGGAATTTTAGGAGATATACAAGGACCCAAAATTAGAATAGGggaatttgaaaaaaatgaaaataatgaaaaagaaaaaaatgcgTTTGTTGAATTAAAAGAAGGagatttttttcattttgattTATTGGATGAACCAGGAAATCAAAGTAGAGTACAATTAAATTACCcagaattattaaaaaatataaaaattgggCAAATGATATTATTAGATGAtggaaatttaaaaatgaaagtcATTAAAACTAATCATGAtccaaataataaaaatatatctataaAGGTAGAAGTAATAACAGGAGGGAAATTGTATAGTAAGAAAGGATTTAGTATTCCTAATATGATTATGCCTATTGAagtattaaatgaaaaagatataaaagatattttattttgtataaatGAAGAAGTAGATTTCTTAGGATATTCCTTTGTACAAACTGAATATGAtttgctttttttaaaaaatattatcaacGATTACTATAAAAGTgacttttataaaaacaaagaaaaaaatagaattaattataatatagaaaGTTTAAAAATAGCAGATTTTGATGATGAAAAcgatttttatattaaagaaGTCAATGATTATTATCATaactattatttaaaaaattacgataagtataaaaaaatatatgatgtGTATAAAAACCAAAATTTGAATAtagaagataataaaaacagTGAAGAAGATGTTGATATTTATAATGATCCTATACGAAATAAAAAtcaatttattaataataatcaaaataatatgaatataaaaaatgatccTATAAATGATACCAATAATAATGAAGTATTGGATGATATAAAtagaatttatataatttctaAAATTGAAAAACCATCTGCAGTAAAAAAcattgaaaatattataaaacaaTCAGATGGAATAATGATAGCAAGAGGTGATTTAGGAATTGAAACAAATTTATCAAATTTAccaattttacaaaaaaaaattataaatttatgtagaataaaatataataaaccGGTTATTGTTGCTACACAAATGCTAGAAAGTATGAGGTTTCTACCATCTCCAACAAGAGCAGAAATCAGTGATGTTGCTACAGCTTTATATGATGGTTCTGATTGCGTTATGCTATCTGCTGAAACCGCTACTGGTCACTATCCAATTTTAACTGCTTCTACACAAAATAGTATAATTAAAGATGTAGAAAAtgattactattattatgaatatacacaaaaaaaaaatgataaggTAAAGAATATAGAACAGAGAAATAATCTTTTCCACGATGATTCTACttttagtaaaataaaaaaagataatgataattcttattttgaaaaattaatttacaGTATAAGAGATATAAGTAATAATATCAATTTAAAATctatcattttattttccaatgaatttaaaaaaattcaaaaattaaGTAATTTAAGAACTAAAGCACCAATTATTGTTATAACAGAAAATGTTTATTTAGCAAGAAAATTACAATTAACATGGGGTATATATCCTTATCtttcaaaaaagaaaaatttattcaataatgatttatttacattaatTAATTACGGTTGTAACGTATCAAAAGAAGAAGGATTTATTAATTCCGCTGATGATTATTCACTTGTAacttttacaaaaaatattaactCCGCTAATTTACTCTATTTGTGTCAACCATATTTAACTAacttaaaatga
- the ADT gene encoding ADP/ATP transporter on adenylate translocase, putative — MSTKEVKKNFAADFLMGGVSAAISKTVVAPIERVKMLIQTQDTIPEIKSGQVERYSGMINCFKRVSTEQGVISLWRGNLANVIRYFPTQAFNFAFKDYFKKIFPKYDQNKEFGKFFLTNILSGGTAGAMSLLIVYPLDFARTRLASDIGKGKERQFNGLFDCLTKIYKQTGVLSLYRGFGVSVTGIIMYRGSYFGLYDSAKARLFSNEKNTNIVFKWAVAQSVTISAGIISYPFDTVRRRMMMMSGRKAKEEIQYKNTIDCWFKILRNEGIKGFFKGAWANVIRGAGGALVLVFYDELQKFI, encoded by the coding sequence atgaGTACTaaagaagtaaaaaaaaattttgctGCTGATTTCTTGATGGGAGGTGTATCAGCAGCTATATCTAAAACAGTGGTTGCCCCAATTGAGAGAGTAAAAATGTTAATTCAAACTCAAGATACGATACCTGAAATAAAATCGGGACAAGTAGAAAGATATTCAGGTATGATAAACTGTTTTAAAAGAGTATCAACAGAACAAGGTGTTATATCATTATGGAGAGGTAACTTAGCAAATGTAATTAGATATTTTCCTACTCAAGCATTTAATTTTGCATTTAAAgactattttaaaaaaatatttccaaAATATGatcaaaataaagaatttggaaaattctttttaacAAACATTTTATCTGGTGGTACAGCAGGTGCTATGTCTTTATTGATTGTTTATCCACTTGATTTTGCTAGAACTAGATTAGCATCAGATATTGGAAAGGGAAAAGAAAGACAATTTAATGGATTATTTGACTGTTTaactaaaatttataaacaaACAGGTGTTCTATCCTTATATAGAGGATTTGGTGTATCTGTAACAGGTATCATTATGTACAGAGGATCTTATTTTGGTTTATACGATAGTGCAAAAGCACGTTTATTttctaatgaaaaaaatactaatatTGTTTTCAAGTGGGCAGTTGCACAATCTGTTACTATTTCAGCAGGAATAATTTCCTATCCATTTGATACAGTCAGAAGAAGAATGATGATGATGTCAGGTAGAAAAGCAAAAGAAGAAAttcaatataaaaatactatTGACTGCTggtttaaaatattaaggAATGAAGGAATAAAAGGATTTTTTAAAGGAGCTTGGGCTAATGTTATTAGAGGAGCAGGAGGAGCTTTAGTTCTTGTATTTTATGATgaattacaaaaatttatttaa